In Paenibacillus hexagrammi, the following are encoded in one genomic region:
- a CDS encoding response regulator transcription factor, whose translation MSTKIRIVIADDQTLLRDALQTIINLEPDMEVVGVAENGEQATELVRRHQPDLVLMDVRMPQLDGIAATKIIMREFPDTMIVVLTTFAEDEYIVESMAHGAKGFLLKDMPGEKIIQALRDVYQGQLMMPSIIASKLAARISFLTSGPQKPLTLDRTKLQGITFTEREKHIIQLMLDGKSNKEMAKTLYMSEGTVKNYVSIIYHKIGVKDRTKAILCLKEMFS comes from the coding sequence TTGTCCACGAAGATAAGAATTGTAATAGCTGACGACCAGACACTGCTGAGAGACGCTCTTCAAACGATTATTAATCTCGAACCTGACATGGAGGTCGTCGGAGTTGCGGAGAACGGAGAACAAGCGACAGAACTGGTACGCCGGCATCAGCCGGACTTGGTGCTAATGGATGTGCGAATGCCTCAGCTCGACGGGATCGCCGCCACGAAAATTATCATGAGAGAATTCCCTGATACGATGATTGTCGTGCTGACCACATTTGCGGAGGATGAGTACATTGTGGAAAGTATGGCTCATGGGGCCAAGGGATTTTTGCTGAAGGATATGCCTGGCGAAAAAATTATTCAAGCCCTTCGGGATGTGTATCAAGGCCAACTGATGATGCCGTCCATTATCGCCAGCAAATTGGCTGCCCGCATTTCTTTTTTAACCTCAGGACCCCAGAAGCCTCTGACGCTTGATCGTACGAAGCTGCAGGGCATTACCTTCACAGAAAGAGAAAAGCACATTATCCAGCTCATGCTGGACGGCAAATCCAATAAGGAGATGGCCAAGACGCTCTACATGAGCGAGGGAACCGTCAAAAATTACGTCAGTATCATCTATCACAAAATCGGCGTTAAGGATCGCACGAAAGCGATTCTGTGCCTCAAAGAAATGTTCTCTTGA
- a CDS encoding stalk domain-containing protein, which yields MRRWVITMVSALFLLLLAVPAFASDYQAVDVEVDGSKLTVSAYLVDGRTMVPMRAIFERLNATIEWDDVRKSATAMKGTTKVQLWIGRTDAQSGDHAVTLDVPPMLINGSTYVPLRFVSESLGAEVSFDSERNTAVVATNSGCTHDGGQTHSGTIQPGGETWGVCGSPHFVKGDFIVSGKDSPVLTIEAGAVVHFEQAASIRIGEDAPGGLVVEGTEEQPVVLTADTAGAEPGFWRGIQFFSQTVKGRASLEHARIEYAGDISEGAVGVHSDTQPLSVMMNDTEIKNSLYAGMLLQGLSQLTLQSNGLHITGTKASAEGGGAPIITGVYGTNRLPDGDYTGNDADQILIAPGTSTDTVTRNTIWRNVGVPYHSETTVVIEGAANPLLTVEPGVTANWSNGYGMRVGEAGRGGLHAVGTAEQPVTFSSELARPGTWEGLYVGDQAGEVNVQYAVIEYARQGVSFWQDMGPVIQNCTIRSNEEYGIAVLNEDSTATDFRSGLGNTFKNNGEDQHTD from the coding sequence ATGAGAAGATGGGTAATAACGATGGTTTCGGCACTGTTTCTGCTGCTGCTTGCCGTGCCGGCATTTGCATCCGACTATCAGGCCGTTGATGTGGAGGTGGACGGCAGTAAGCTGACAGTCAGTGCTTATCTGGTGGATGGGCGAACGATGGTGCCGATGCGGGCGATTTTCGAGAGATTGAATGCCACAATCGAGTGGGATGATGTGAGGAAGTCTGCTACAGCGATGAAGGGAACTACGAAGGTCCAGCTGTGGATCGGACGGACAGATGCCCAGTCGGGAGATCATGCGGTTACCTTGGATGTGCCGCCCATGCTCATTAACGGCAGCACTTATGTGCCACTGCGGTTTGTATCGGAATCGTTAGGGGCTGAAGTTTCCTTCGACTCCGAACGCAATACGGCCGTCGTAGCGACAAATAGCGGCTGCACGCATGATGGCGGTCAGACGCATAGCGGTACGATTCAGCCTGGCGGCGAAACCTGGGGAGTCTGCGGCAGTCCGCATTTCGTAAAGGGCGATTTCATTGTCAGCGGCAAGGACAGCCCGGTTTTGACGATTGAAGCGGGGGCTGTCGTTCATTTTGAACAAGCGGCTTCGATTCGAATAGGTGAGGATGCTCCCGGAGGACTTGTTGTGGAAGGTACGGAGGAGCAACCGGTCGTGCTGACAGCTGACACCGCCGGTGCTGAGCCCGGCTTCTGGAGGGGGATTCAATTCTTTAGCCAGACCGTGAAAGGACGGGCGTCGCTGGAGCATGCCCGTATCGAGTATGCCGGGGATATCAGCGAAGGGGCTGTCGGCGTGCACAGCGATACACAGCCGCTTTCGGTGATGATGAATGATACGGAGATCAAGAACAGTTTGTATGCCGGCATGCTGCTGCAAGGGCTTAGTCAGCTAACACTTCAGAGCAATGGGCTGCATATTACCGGCACCAAGGCATCCGCCGAGGGAGGCGGCGCGCCTATTATCACAGGTGTATACGGAACGAACCGCTTGCCAGACGGGGATTATACGGGCAATGATGCGGATCAAATTCTCATTGCGCCGGGCACTTCGACGGACACAGTAACGCGTAACACCATTTGGCGAAATGTCGGTGTTCCTTATCACAGCGAAACGACGGTAGTGATCGAAGGAGCAGCTAATCCGCTTTTGACCGTTGAGCCCGGTGTAACAGCGAATTGGTCGAACGGTTATGGCATGCGAGTCGGTGAAGCAGGGCGAGGCGGACTGCATGCCGTCGGTACGGCGGAGCAGCCGGTAACCTTCTCGTCGGAATTGGCGCGTCCCGGTACCTGGGAAGGTCTCTATGTAGGGGATCAGGCAGGTGAAGTGAACGTGCAGTATGCCGTCATCGAGTATGCGAGGCAGGGAGTGTCCTTTTGGCAGGACATGGGGCCTGTGATCCAAAATTGTACGATTCGCAGCAACGAAGAGTATGGGATCGCGGTGTTGAACGAAGATAGCACAGCTACGGACTTCAGGTCCGGTTTGGGCAATACGTTCAAGAATAACGGTGAAGACCAGCATACTGACTAG